In a single window of the Coffea eugenioides isolate CCC68of chromosome 3, Ceug_1.0, whole genome shotgun sequence genome:
- the LOC113764967 gene encoding receptor-like cytosolic serine/threonine-protein kinase RBK2, with the protein MSLTVIASESACDVSEGNSQGDLFQIGQKYLFSLSSISLSAEELEGLTIEEAKGDEITNRKAPTGELESETPVSEVSTSDSQGEIEGKSDSQWRGFLRKLKKGPVGFNPFHPSMPSFPSLPSIKKISRKKSRNITQSLPSLPPNLDSQLCHCFEASWKNFTLPELQTATDNFSHDNLIGEGGYSEVYKGHLQDGKLVAIKRLTRGSPEEMTADYLSELGILVHVNHPNIASVIGYGVEGGMHLILPLSPHGSLASLLNGEKEKLTWGSRYNIAVGIASGLAYLHEGCQRRIIHRDIKAANVLLTEDFEPQISDFGLAKWLPDQWSHLNVSQFEGTFGYLPPEFFLHGTVDEKTDVYAFGVLMLELLSGRPALDKSNNSVVMWAKPFLISKNVEGLLDPSLGGVYDAEQLNRIVMVASLCIQQSSTERPQMSQVVRMLKGDEGFLQSKKKFQKRPALRRTYPLELYTIDESMPCVNDAGQQNEVAVEQ; encoded by the exons ATGTCTCTTACTGTAATTGCCAGCGAGAGTGCATGCGACGTCTCAGAAGGAAATTCACAAGGGGATCTCTTTCAGATTGGTCAGAAATATCTGTTTTCTCTTTCCTCGATTTCTCTATCAGCAGAAG AGTTGGAAGGTTTGACTATTGAGGAGGCAAAAGGAGATGAGATTACCAACAGGAAAGCTCCAACGGGTGAGCTAGAATCTGAAACACCAGTTTCAGAGGTCAGTACTTCAGATTCTCAGGGTGAAATCGAGGGGAAATCTGATTCTCAATGGCGAGGTTTTCTTCGTAAACTGAAGAAAGGACCAGTGGGTTTCAATCCATTCCATCCTTCGATGCCATCTTTCCCTTCTCTACCTTCCATCAAGAAGATCTCAAGGAAAAAAAGTAGGAACATAACGCAAAGTTTACCTTCGCTACCTCCCAATTTAGATTCTCAGTTGTGTCATTGCTTTGAAGCTTCTTGGAAGAATTTCACTCTCCCAGAGCTCCAAACAGCAACTGACAACTTCAGCCATG ATAATTTGATTGGGGAGGGAGGTTATTCTGAAGTTTACAAGGGTCACCTGCAAGATGGAAAACTTGTAGCAATTAAAAGGCTGACGAGAGGAAGCCCTGAGGAGATGACAGCAGACTATTTATCTGAGCTAGGTATCTTAGTACATGTCAACCATCCGAACATTGCTAGTGTAATTGGATATGGGGTTGAAGGGGGAATGCACCTTATCCTTCCTTTGTCTCCTCATGGAAGCCTGGCCTCCCTCCTTAATG GTGAGAAGGAGAAACTAACCTGGGGCTCTAGATATAATATTGCTGTAGGAATAGCCTCTGGCCTTGCATATCTACACGAAGGATGTCAAAGGAGAATAATTCATAGAGATATTAAGGCTGCTAACGTTCTGCTTACAGAAGATTTTGAGCCTCAG ATTTCGGATTTTGGGCTTGCAAAGTGGCTTCCGGATCAGTGGAGTCACCTGAATGTATCACAGTTTGAAGGCACTTTCGG CTACCTTCCTCCTGAGTTTTTCTTGCACGGCACGGTGGACGAGAAAACTGATGTCTACGCATTTGGAGTGCTAATGTTGGAACTCCTATCTGGACGTCCAGCACTGGATAAGTCAAATAACAGTGTCGTGATGTGG GCTAAACCTTTTCTTATAAGCAAAAACGTTGAGGGGCTACTGGATCCATCACTTGGTGGTGTTTATGACGCAGAACAGCTGAATCGCATAGTTATGGTTGCTTCTTTGTGCATACAACAATCTTCAACAGAACGGCCTCAGATGAGCCAG GTGGTGAGGATGTTAAAAGGCGACGAAGGCTTCTtgcaaagcaagaaaaagttCCAAAAAAGGCCTGCCCTCAGGAGGACATATCCTTTGGAGCTGTACACCATCGACGAATCAATGCCATGTGTGAATGATGCAGGCCAACAAAATGAGGTTGCAGTGGAGCAGTAA
- the LOC113765546 gene encoding uncharacterized protein At4g15545-like isoform X1: MLSKESGGPNNNFDLPEEVLEVLPPDPFEQLDVARKITSIALSTRVSSLESEASVLRHKLTEKDAIIADLQSQLQSLDAALSDASDKLTLADREKEKLLKENETLTNTVKKLNRDVAKLEAFRKTLVRSLQDDEDHSAAAAGLPVAGVQARSQAGDDASLPPTRTSSMQSQFSDIGNSCPEDNDTEASRPRISPGLLLASQTNTPRLTPPGSPPSLSASVSPTRTPKPLSPRRHSISFSTTRGVFDDRSSAFPMPASQHSSMSGLDTGSQSGRTRVDGKEFFRRVRSRLSYEQFGAFLANVKELNSHKQTKEETLQKADEIFGPENKDLYAIFEGLITRNVH, from the exons atgttGTCGAAAGAATCGGGAGGACCGAACAACAACTTCGACCTTCCCGAGGAAGTGCTAGAAGTACTGCCGCCGGATCCATTTGAACAGCTGGATGTTGCACGCAAAATCACCTCCATTGCCCTTTCGACACGTGTCTCTTCCCTCGAATCAGAGGCGTCTGTTCTCCGTCACAAGCTCACCGAGAAGGACGCCATCATCGCCGACCTTCAGTCCCAGCTTCAGTCCCTCGATGCCGCCCTTTCCGACGCTTCCGACAAACTCACCCTCGCTGACCGAGAAAAG GAGAAACTGCTGAAGGAGAATGAGACGCTAACGAACACTGTGAAAAAGCTTAACCGCGATGTTGCTAAG TTGGAAGCCTTCAGAAAGACACTCGTGCGATCGCTCCAAGATGATGAAGACCATTCT GCAGCTGCAGCTGGTCTTCCTGTTGCTGGCGTGCAAGCAAGAAGCCAAGCAG GAGATGATGCTTCCTTGCCACCTACAAGAACTTCTTCAATGCAAAGTCAATTTTCTGACATTGGAAACTCATGTCCGGAGGATAATGATACTGAAG CCTCAAGGCCCCGCATATCACCTGGATTGCTGTTAGCATCCCAAACTAACACCCCTCGGCTTACTCCTCCTGGTTCCCCTCCGAGTCTATCCGCATCTGTTTCTCCAACACGGACTCCGAAACCTTTGTCTCCAAGGAGACATTCGATTTCATTTTCAACCACAAGGGGCGTGTTTGATGACCGGTCTTCTGCATTTCCTATGCCTGCAAGCCAGCATAGCTCAATGTCTGGCTTGGATACAGGATCACAATCTG GTCGTACTCGGGTTGATGGAAAAGAATTCTTTCGCCGAGTAAG GAGCCGTTTGTCATACGAACAGTTTGGGGCATTTCTGGCAAATGTTAAGGAACTGAATTCCCACAAGCAAACGAAGGAG GAAACATTGCAGAAGGCTGATGAGATTTTTGGCCCAGAAAACAAAGATCTTTATGCTATCTTTGAGGGGTTAATTACTCGTAATGTCCATTGA
- the LOC113765546 gene encoding uncharacterized protein At4g15545-like isoform X2, with protein sequence MLSKESGGPNNNFDLPEEVLEVLPPDPFEQLDVARKITSIALSTRVSSLESEASVLRHKLTEKDAIIADLQSQLQSLDAALSDASDKLTLADREKEKLLKENETLTNTVKKLNRDVAKLEAFRKTLVRSLQDDEDHSAAAAGLPVAGVQARSQAGDDASLPPTRTSSMQSQFSDIGNSCPEDNDTEASRPRISPGLLLASQTNTPRLTPPGSPPSLSASVSPTRTPKPLSPRRHSISFSTTRGVFDDRSSAFPMPASQHSSMSGLDTGSQSGAVCHTNSLGHFWQMLRN encoded by the exons atgttGTCGAAAGAATCGGGAGGACCGAACAACAACTTCGACCTTCCCGAGGAAGTGCTAGAAGTACTGCCGCCGGATCCATTTGAACAGCTGGATGTTGCACGCAAAATCACCTCCATTGCCCTTTCGACACGTGTCTCTTCCCTCGAATCAGAGGCGTCTGTTCTCCGTCACAAGCTCACCGAGAAGGACGCCATCATCGCCGACCTTCAGTCCCAGCTTCAGTCCCTCGATGCCGCCCTTTCCGACGCTTCCGACAAACTCACCCTCGCTGACCGAGAAAAG GAGAAACTGCTGAAGGAGAATGAGACGCTAACGAACACTGTGAAAAAGCTTAACCGCGATGTTGCTAAG TTGGAAGCCTTCAGAAAGACACTCGTGCGATCGCTCCAAGATGATGAAGACCATTCT GCAGCTGCAGCTGGTCTTCCTGTTGCTGGCGTGCAAGCAAGAAGCCAAGCAG GAGATGATGCTTCCTTGCCACCTACAAGAACTTCTTCAATGCAAAGTCAATTTTCTGACATTGGAAACTCATGTCCGGAGGATAATGATACTGAAG CCTCAAGGCCCCGCATATCACCTGGATTGCTGTTAGCATCCCAAACTAACACCCCTCGGCTTACTCCTCCTGGTTCCCCTCCGAGTCTATCCGCATCTGTTTCTCCAACACGGACTCCGAAACCTTTGTCTCCAAGGAGACATTCGATTTCATTTTCAACCACAAGGGGCGTGTTTGATGACCGGTCTTCTGCATTTCCTATGCCTGCAAGCCAGCATAGCTCAATGTCTGGCTTGGATACAGGATCACAATCTG GAGCCGTTTGTCATACGAACAGTTTGGGGCATTTCTGGCAAATGTTAAGGAACTGA
- the LOC113766906 gene encoding receptor-like cytosolic serine/threonine-protein kinase RBK2, protein KSDSQWRGFLRKLKKGPVGFNPFHPSMPSFPSLPSIKKISRKKSRNITQSLPSLPPNLDSQLCHCFEASWKNFTLPELQTATDNFSHDNLIGEGGYSEVYKGHLQDGKLVAIKRLTRGSPEEMTADYLSELGILVHVNHPNIASVIGYGVEGGMHLILPLSPHGSLASLLNGEKEKLTWGSRYNIAVGIASGLAYLHEGCQRRIIHRDIKAANVLLTEDFEPQISDFGLAKWLPDQWSHLNVSQFEGTFGYLPPEFFLHGTVDEKTDVYAFGVLMLELLSGRPALDKSNNSVVMWAKPFLISKNVEGLLDPSLGGVYDAEQLNRIVMVASLCIQQSSTERPQMSQVVRMLKGDEGFLQSKKKFQKRPALRRTYPLELYTIDESMPCVNDAGQQNEVAVEQ, encoded by the exons AAATCTGATTCTCAATGGCGAGGTTTTCTTCGTAAACTGAAGAAAGGACCAGTGGGTTTCAATCCATTCCATCCTTCGATGCCATCTTTCCCTTCTCTACCTTCCATCAAGAAGATCTCAAGGAAAAAAAGTAGGAACATAACGCAAAGTTTACCTTCGCTACCTCCCAATTTAGATTCTCAGTTGTGTCATTGCTTTGAAGCTTCTTGGAAGAATTTCACTCTCCCAGAGCTCCAAACAGCAACTGACAACTTCAGCCATG ATAATTTGATTGGGGAGGGAGGTTATTCTGAAGTTTACAAGGGTCACCTGCAAGATGGAAAACTTGTAGCAATTAAAAGGCTGACGAGAGGAAGCCCTGAGGAGATGACAGCAGACTATTTATCTGAGCTAGGTATCTTAGTACATGTCAACCATCCGAACATTGCTAGTGTAATTGGATATGGGGTTGAAGGGGGAATGCACCTTATCCTTCCTTTGTCTCCTCATGGAAGCCTGGCCTCCCTCCTTAATG GTGAGAAGGAGAAACTAACCTGGGGCTCTAGATATAATATTGCTGTAGGAATAGCCTCTGGCCTTGCATATCTACACGAAGGATGTCAAAGGAGAATAATTCATAGAGATATTAAGGCTGCTAACGTTCTGCTTACAGAAGATTTTGAGCCTCAG ATTTCGGATTTTGGGCTTGCAAAGTGGCTTCCGGATCAGTGGAGTCACCTGAATGTATCACAGTTTGAAGGCACTTTCGG CTACCTTCCTCCTGAGTTTTTCTTGCACGGCACGGTGGACGAGAAAACTGATGTCTACGCATTTGGAGTGCTAATGTTGGAACTCCTATCTGGACGTCCAGCACTGGATAAGTCAAATAACAGTGTCGTGATGTGG GCTAAACCTTTTCTTATAAGCAAAAACGTTGAGGGGCTACTGGATCCATCACTTGGTGGTGTTTATGACGCAGAACAGCTGAATCGCATAGTTATGGTTGCTTCTTTGTGCATACAACAATCTTCAACAGAACGGCCTCAGATGAGCCAG GTGGTGAGGATGTTAAAAGGCGACGAAGGCTTCTtgcaaagcaagaaaaagttCCAAAAAAGGCCTGCCCTCAGGAGGACATATCCTTTGGAGCTGTACACCATCGACGAATCAATGCCATGTGTGAATGATGCAGGCCAACAAAATGAGGTTGCAGTGGAGCAGTAA